From the Colletotrichum lupini chromosome 10, complete sequence genome, one window contains:
- a CDS encoding ribonuclease T2 family protein: MCWTLSVSLSSELAVVNGRTSQKSCHRGPFPLVNRQTHRDSQHALSNRIGATANHSPDYRPALQLTSHVPYLEQLPFQVKSIANIASRLIQLSLCRCVVPVPLPPVSVNFCERKLQNQSIPQKMSRTIGLFAVAGLLRTAAAGLYPGLTTANHTCALVEPILSCSCGANPDKVDTCCVETYGGLVLATQFWNTHTGLEAEGQKLPADAWGIHGLWPDFCNGSYTQYCDLSRQYDPAPSPNTTTGKADGTPVPAWTGVSLDEFVKHFERFDLLEFWIAQYTPNWVLWAHEFSKHATCFSTFDVECYGPKYQEHEEVVDFLETAVHYYQETPTWKWLAAKDITPSNSTAYSLSDLQAALKEGHGAVPYLGCYGPRYNATEAGKGSLDNGYTQLTEAWYYFHVHGKPQRGGAVPVAADANGGRVTNCATTPGAIWYYERSEGSVQ; encoded by the exons ATGTGTTGGACTTTATCAGTCTCCTTATCCTCGGAGCTCGCCGTAGTCAACGGCCGCACTTCCCAAAAAAGTTGTCATCGCGGACCATTCCCCTTGGTCAACAGACAAACACACCGCGACAGTCAACACGCCTTGTCGAATCGCATTGGCGCTACTGCAAACCACTCTCCCGATTATCGCCCCGCGCTCCAATTGACCTCTCACGTCCCGTATCTCGAGCAG CTTCCTTTTCAAGTCAAGAGCATTGCCAACATCGCTTCCCGT TTGATCCAATTGTCGTTGTGTCGTTGTGTCGTTCCTGTCCCCTTGCCTCCGGTCTCCGTCAACTTTTGTGAGAGAAAACTGCAAAATCAGTCAATCCCCCAAAAAATGTCTCGAACAATTGGACTTTTTGCCGTCGCCGGCCTGTTGCGCACGGCCGCTGCCGGCCTTTACCCGGGACTGACCACCGCCAACCACACCTGCGCTCTTG TCGAACCCATTCTGTCTTGCTCTTGCGGCGCAAACCCCGACAAGGTCGACACTTGCTGCGTCGAGACGTACGGAGGCTTGGTG CTCGCGACGCAGTTCTGGAACACCCACACCGGTCTCGAGGCCGAGGGCCAAAAGCTGCCCGCCGACGCGTGGGGCATCCACGGCCTGTGGCCCGACTTCTGCAACGGCTCGTACACCCAGTACTGCGACCTCAGCCGTCAGTACGACCCGGCACCTTCCCCCAACACCACCACCGGTAAGGCGGATGGTACTCCGGTCCCCGCCTGGACCGGCGTCTCCCTGGATGAGTTCGTCAAGCACTTTGAGAGGTTTGATCTCCTCGA ATTCTGGATCGCCCAGTACACCCCCAACTGGGTCCTCTGGGCCCACGAATTCTCCAAGCACGCAACCTGCTTCAGCACCTTTGACGTGGAATGCTACGGCCCCAAGTACCAAGAACACGAAGAGGTTGTCGACTTCCTCGAGACTGCCGTCCACTACTACCAAGAAACCCCGACCTGGAAGTGGCTCGCCGCCAAGGACATCACCCCGTCCAATAGCACCGCCTACTCCCTCTCGGACCTCCAGGCCGCCCTCAAGGAGGGCCACGGCGCCGTCCCTTACCTGGGCTGCTACGGGCCCCGGTACAACGCCACCGAGGCCGGCAAGGGCTCGCTCGATAACGGGTACACCCAGCTCACCGAGGCCTGGTACTACTTCCACGTCCACGGCAAGCCCCAGCGCGGGGGCGCCGTGCCCGTCGCTGCTGATGCAAATGGCGGGCGCGTGACGAACTGCGCGACTACGCCTGGTGCTATCTGGTACTATGAGCGCTCTGAGGGTTCGGTCCAATAG
- a CDS encoding Sec62 family protein translocation protein, producing MSMPMPGPMGPMQMGPNGQPMPSPEQIAAMRRQIEADAQKAGMSVPDFLNHLRQQAMQQQQMAMRQQQQQQQQQQGGEGREGGHDHAHDHDHDHEGHQHPHPHQHQQQQPQQGQPQPIRPGPPNPVALALASFLRAQDLKPRTCILNGERKDMFKVKRALRALQSPAYEKARKKNPELPEITDRASLENTFKLLPMSMLALRVTKTDPHEGHDHGPKKTKRIKGLWTVRIEPQQEAKEEMYYAWFWEGSQVKRKLYSILALVLIFIVVCYPLWPLKLRLGVYYLSWGFLGLLGLFFLMAIFRVILFCITYFVASPGLWLFPNLWEDVSFMDSFKPVWAWHDTAPKKGKKKKASSAGASSAGGTFAASTGQPLPASATTTATETQIASQPAQRPGYVAPAVEELGDDEE from the exons ATGTCGATGCCAATGCCCGGCCCCATGGGCCCTATGCAGATGGGCCCCAACGGCCAGCCCATGCCTTCGCCTGAGCAGATCGCGGCCATGCGCAGACAAATAGAGGCTGATGCCCAAAAGGCCGGCATGAGTGTTCCGGATTTCCTCAACCACCTCCGACAGCAGGCcatgcagcagcagcagatgGCCATGcgtcagcagcagcaacaacagcagcagcaacagggCGGCGAAGGTAGAGAGGGCGGCCATGATCACGCTCACGATCACGATCATGACCACGAGGGTCATCAGCACCCTCACCCTCATCagcaccagcagcagcagccgcagCAGGGCCAGCCGCAGCCCATTAGGCCTGGCCCGCCCAACCCTGTTGCGCTTGCGCTGGCCAGCTTCCTGCGCGCCCAGGATTTGAAGCCCCGTACCTGTATTCTCAATGGCGAGCGCAAGGACATGTTCAAGG TCAAGCGTGCGCTCCGCGCTCTCCAGTCCCCCGCCTACGAGAAGGCGCGCAAGAAGAACCCCGAGTTGCCCGAGATCACCGATCGTGCGTCTCTCGAGAACACCTTTAAGCTTCTTCCCATGTCGATGCTTGCCCTTCGCGTCACAAAGACCGACCCCCACGAAGGCCACGACCACGGCCCGAAGAAGACGAAGCGCATCAAGGGTCTCTGGACCGTCCGCATCGAGCCTCAGCAAGAGGCCAAGGAAGAGATGTACTACGCGTGGTTCTGGGAGGGCAGCCAGGTTAAGCGCAAGCTGTACTCCATCCTCGCCCTCGTGCTCATCTTCATCGTCGTCTGCTACCCCCTCTGGCCCCTCAAGCTTCGTCTCGGCGTCTACTACCTCAGTTGGGGATTCTTGGGCTTGCTCGGCCTGTTCTTCCTCATGGCCATCTTCCGTGTCATTCTCTTCTGCATCACCTACTTTGTCGCATCTCCCGGCCTTTGGCTGTTCCCCAACCTGTGGGAGGACGTCTCATTCATGGACAGCTTCAAGCCCGTCTGGGCCTGGCACGAC actgctcccaagaagggcaagaagaagaaggcctcATCTGCCGGCGCCTCGAGCGCTGGCGGTACCTTTGCCGCATCCACTGGCCAGCCCCTCCCGGCTTCCGCGACCACAACAGCTACGGAGACGCAGATTGCATCCCAGCCCGCGCAACGCCCCGGCTACGTCGCGCCAGCTGTGGAGGAGCTTGGTGATGATGAGGAGTAG